A single Alphaproteobacteria bacterium DNA region contains:
- the mtnP gene encoding S-methyl-5'-thioadenosine phosphorylase yields the protein MLGIIGGSGLYDLEGLNLTREHNVSTPFGTPSGAIQEGEFHGKKIAFLSRHGVGHKLLPHEINYRANIYALKSIGVRQIISISAVGSLREDIAPADLVLPTQFFDHTRGKREATFFGNGIAGHVAMAEPVCRNLVQDITQAASHIAQPIHSAKTYACVEGPRLGTRAESFFLRQVGADIVGMTNIPEVFLAREAQMAYATIAIATDYDCWQDDPAQHVSVEAVFAVYGQALEKVKLLLKAVLQHPVTPPCPMVRESLRYAIMTPQDNLNSDQQSLLEMLRR from the coding sequence ATGTTGGGAATTATTGGCGGATCAGGGTTATACGATCTTGAGGGGTTAAACCTTACTCGCGAGCACAATGTATCTACGCCCTTTGGCACGCCATCCGGTGCAATTCAGGAAGGCGAATTTCATGGCAAAAAAATCGCGTTTTTATCGCGCCATGGGGTTGGACATAAGCTTTTGCCCCACGAAATAAATTACCGTGCCAATATTTATGCACTGAAATCTATAGGAGTGCGGCAAATTATCAGCATTTCTGCTGTGGGCAGTTTGCGCGAAGATATCGCGCCTGCCGATTTGGTGCTGCCTACACAGTTTTTTGACCATACCCGTGGCAAGCGCGAGGCTACATTTTTTGGTAATGGCATAGCAGGGCATGTGGCTATGGCCGAGCCGGTTTGCCGCAATTTGGTGCAGGATATTACCCAAGCAGCCAGCCATATTGCGCAGCCGATTCATAGTGCCAAAACCTATGCCTGCGTGGAAGGGCCGCGTTTAGGCACCCGAGCAGAAAGTTTTTTCCTGCGTCAGGTTGGTGCAGATATTGTGGGGATGACGAATATTCCCGAAGTGTTTCTGGCGCGTGAGGCGCAAATGGCCTATGCCACTATTGCCATTGCTACCGACTATGATTGCTGGCAAGACGATCCCGCCCAACATGTGAGTGTGGAGGCGGTGTTTGCGGTATATGGCCAAGCATTAGAAAAAGTTAAACTGCTGCTCAAGGCAGTGCTGCAGCACCCCGTGACCCCTCCTTGCCCAATGGTACGTGAGTCGTTGCGTTACGCCATTATGACACCCCAAGACAACCTGAATAGCGACCAGCAATCGCTTTTGGAAATGCTGAGGCGATAA
- a CDS encoding methyltransferase domain-containing protein, whose protein sequence is MADSIDSIRDDVQNYYGNTLQSNADLQTNACCPTEAIPPYIRPMLAAIAPEITDTFYGCGSPLPPALEGCTVLDLGCGSGRDVYLASQLVGEQGHVHGVDMTEAQLKIAKHYCAAQMKQFGYAKPNVSFHHGYMEDLAALGIEDNSVDVVISNCVLNLSADKAAVFGEIFRVLKPGGELYFADIFADRRIPQHLANDPVLRGECLGGAMYREDFRRVMADLGCADIRNIARSEVTINNEALQPKAGMIRFTSETIRACKVPWEAQCENYGHVAYYQGTLAHAPDQFVLDDHHVFAKGEPVAICGNTANMLLHSRYAKHFNVVGDFSTHLGLFDCATPAVPTASGACC, encoded by the coding sequence ATGGCCGATTCGATAGATAGTATTCGCGATGATGTGCAGAATTATTATGGTAACACCCTGCAAAGCAATGCGGATCTGCAAACTAATGCCTGCTGTCCCACAGAAGCAATTCCCCCCTATATTCGCCCTATGCTTGCGGCGATAGCACCAGAAATTACCGATACTTTTTATGGCTGTGGGTCTCCTTTGCCACCAGCGCTTGAAGGATGTACTGTGCTTGATCTTGGCTGCGGCAGCGGGCGTGATGTGTATCTTGCTTCGCAGTTGGTGGGCGAGCAAGGGCATGTGCATGGGGTGGATATGACCGAAGCCCAGCTAAAGATTGCCAAGCACTACTGTGCTGCACAAATGAAGCAATTTGGCTATGCCAAGCCCAATGTATCGTTTCACCATGGCTATATGGAAGACTTGGCCGCGCTAGGAATTGAAGATAATAGTGTGGACGTGGTAATATCCAATTGCGTTCTGAACCTTTCTGCCGATAAAGCTGCGGTATTTGGCGAAATATTTCGTGTATTGAAGCCGGGCGGTGAATTATATTTTGCCGATATTTTTGCCGATAGGCGCATTCCTCAACATTTGGCAAACGATCCGGTGTTGCGCGGCGAATGTTTGGGCGGCGCTATGTATCGCGAAGATTTTCGCCGTGTGATGGCCGATCTAGGCTGCGCCGATATACGCAACATTGCCCGTTCAGAAGTGACAATTAATAACGAAGCATTGCAACCAAAAGCGGGAATGATTCGTTTTACTTCCGAGACCATCCGCGCATGTAAGGTGCCGTGGGAAGCCCAATGCGAAAATTATGGGCATGTAGCTTATTATCAAGGTACGCTGGCACATGCACCGGATCAATTTGTGTTGGATGACCATCATGTATTTGCCAAGGGCGAGCCGGTTGCTATTTGCGGTAATACAGCGAACATGCTGCTGCATAGCCGCTATGCCAAGCATTTTAACGTGGTGGGAGATTTTTCGACTCATTTGGGTTTATTCGATTGTGCCACTCCAGCAGTACCCACTGCTAGCGGAGCTTGTTGCTAA